From Ananas comosus cultivar F153 linkage group 2, ASM154086v1, whole genome shotgun sequence:
CTATAGAGGCTTCCCTGGTGCGGGACGCAAGTGCTCTGTACTAACTCAGAAGGTAAATTCAGAACACACTTGATCCATTCTTGTATTATCCTGTAAGCATCGTGTGGTACACATTTGTTGTTTTCATCTCTTCTATTGTGTTATACTGTAACAGCAAGTAAATCTTTGTTCCTCTATTTCAGAGAAAagtagaaatttatttttatcaaaattgaatgaaaattttgatacaatgTGCTCTTTGAACACCcattattcattttcttttggATTAATTATCGTCTCTCAATTGAAGTCAAACCTTGTTATAATACTCACCAAAAGCTTTGATTTAGTGACCCTATTTTTGGAGAGGGGGttgggcctttttttttttttcattctatttttttttctcttttaatatgATAAGGAGGAttttgaggtttttttttttttaaatccaatctaattcttcttttttattataaaatttaaaatatacaaatattttatgcatAGTTTTAAAGTAGTTTCGGTTggatatgtattaaatataaattttaattttataatattaatcaattagttataaattgtacaataaaaaataaaaaaagattgataaaatttaagttaattatttattttaataaatttagttgcgaGTGTTGTATGAAATTtattaactaaatctataaGGTTGAGTGGTACAGTATTATTGATGTGCTCATATCTAACATATAAAAATGTTGGATagtaagtaaaattttgaaaggttggataatttattcaaaatggttcatagttttgaaatattttttatatattttttaccttgattttaatattaaattttaatgagctattaatttcatatttaaaatgttTTGAAATATTCAAACTATAATTGGTAGACTTTTAATTTTAGcaattatatattctaaaatttattcgataatttaatatatattttttcattatatgaaattattaattgaatAAAACTGATCAATGGTTAACTCTAACTTCGTtgaaataaatacaaaatataaaaaaaaaattacgcttttaatcctcaaactataaaatttgtaaaattttagtcTTCGAACTTTCATGCATTATAATTTCTTACTTAAATTATAAGGCAAATAATACTTTAGTTCTCAAACATTAATTAACTGTAATTTCTAGTTAGAATTATAAAGCATACAATATGATATctgttataaatataatttattatttttataattttttttattttttatatacttcttatacttttattcttattctttattgtacagccttttttctttttatattttatttttactttttaactttttttattttctaactttatttatttatttattttttagaattgatACATTGCAATATGCGCAATGCATCTTTATTGTGACAAAAAAGAAATGCGGGCTTTACTGAGCCATGCCGGGCGGGCCGGGCCGAAATAACATGGGCCGAATCTAAGGCCggtgtaataataattaaatttaaataagtatCTCCAGGTCGGTGAAGTTTTTAAGTTGTGACCACTCTCCTCGCCTCCCCTTCCCTCTCCGCCCTGATCTCCTCTCCTACGCCTCTCCCTCGGCCTCTTCCGAGCTCTCTCACTCGGTTGGGGGCCTCTTGATCTTCGTCTCCGTCGTCGTCGCCTCCGCGGAGATCCCACACCAAGATTACTCCGCAACCAACAAATCGCCTCGAGTATCCGCGATCCGAATTGAGGAGCTTCAGAGGATCCGCAGACCAGGTATTCTCGGAATCTAGGGTTTCCGCCGCTCGAGCACCTTCTCTTAACCCCTAGATCTGTAGCTGTTTAGGGTTTGATGCTCTGATCCTAATGATTTTCTTTTGCATAGCACATCTCCTGTCTGGATCTGCTTCTTTGTTGCGTGAGATCTATTCTATTTGTCTTGTCCTAGACACTACCGTGTTTTATATGTGAGTGGTCGATCTTTTACATTGGGGGAGGAGGTGGAGCATCTAATGCACTGCTATGCTGAAAATCCGGGCTGATTTTTATTGTTCTCATCGGAGTTTAGGTTTAATTTGATTACAAATCGAGGGTCAATGGATATTAGAATTAATATCTTCACTGCTTGCTGAGTTTTCAGGAGTAGTGATAAATCTAGGATGTCAAATATTTCATGAAGCTAACTGTGGTTACTGTGGATACAATTAAGTTTAAAAtgtaaagtatttatttttcgCATTCATACGTATTTCATGGTATTTTGTTGGATCATGCACACTTGATATCCTTTTCATGGCTATCTTGTTGGCTgtgtaatagaaaaaaaagctTATAATTGGGATGGCCGTCAGAGATGCTTAATGTTGAGAAAAGATCTAAGAAATGCTTGGTGTCTTTTTGCGGATTGATCTCTGGTTTTCTCATGGCTTTGTTCTAGAAGAATTTGGCTTATCTGTAAACATTATAGCAGTTGTTGCATCGCATTTTGGTCTCTTTGTCCTAACTTTTTAGCGTAATATTTATGGTACCATGAACCTATGTTGCCtaattaagcttttttttttttatgtgcaaCTTTCATAATATTCTTCTGCTTCTTTATCTTATGTTTTCTGTTTCAAGTTGATACCATGCTGGCCAATAAACTTGTAGGTTGAAAGAACTTTAACATTTGGCCTAAGAAAATTCTGTTTATTCCTACCATCAACCTCATATGCTGATATTTGCAGTTCAACTGTATGACCTCTAAAATGGGTAAATAGATACTCTCCTAACGATCTGCAAGGATGATGTTCCTTCATGATATTGCAGGAACTTGGTCATAACAATGAATTTTCTATTACGACCTACCCAGCCTGTAGCTCCTGAATTACCCAGTTTTCCTGAAGCTGGACTTCCTAAGGACATTACACGGAGACCAACTACCACATTGGAGGGCCTTATTGCTGAAGATCCACTTCCAGGAACTGCCGCAGGCGAAGATGGTGATAACAACGGTGATGTTGGTGTGGGGACTGTAGGTTCAACTCCGAAAGACCAATTTCATGTGGGAAACCACCACACCGATGTAACAGACGATGAAGGATGGATAACAATTCCGTACAGTTTGTCCTCTCAGACTTCATATGCCCTTTTTCCCTACATAATTTTCTGCTTGCACTGATGAATGTTTTATATTGTCACTTGCTAAGTTGTGAAAGCAACTCCATGTTTTTTTGTTCATTCAAGTAAAGattattctttttaacttttaagcTAGTAACTTCTTGATAATATTCATGTACTCCATGGCTTCCTTTTTGCAGAGAAACTTCCTGAGAATTGGAGCACTGTGCCAGATATTCTGCAGTTACGGTCTTTGGACCGTTCTTTCATTTTTCCTGGTAGATCCATTTTATGTTTTCTTGTTAAACTGATTATATGCTATCCTGCGTTATAATTGTTTTTATGGTTCTGACTTATTCCCTGTCCTCAGGTGAACAGATTCATATACTTGTATGTTTATCAGCAACTAAACAGGATACAGAAACTATAACCCCATTTAGAGTTGCTGCCGTGATGTCTAGAAATGGTAAGTCTCAGCAAAACGGAAAGCAGCAAATGGAAAGCTCACCTAGTAATCCTAATTCTATCAGTGATGAAGGTGAAGTTAACGGAACATGTGAAGAAGCTGCTGATCATACTAAAGAAAGTAACGGTGAAACGTTGTCTACTGCTGTTGAGATGCCTCCTAAACAGGATATTTCTATGACCGAGTCTCTTCTTCGAATGGAAGATCATAGACAGcaaacagaaaatatattagaaagatttaaaaattctaatttctttgTCAGAATAGCTCAGTCAGATGAACCACTTTGGTCTAAAAGAAGCCTGGCTGATCAATCGCCATTAAATCAGGAGATTGCAGGAGGAAAATCGCGTTTGAACGATGGAGGACATGAAAAGGCTTCAAAGACTGGTCCTTTTAGTGCGGTTGTTGATAAGGGATCTTTTGATGGCATTAAATCTGGTGGAGTGGCTAGAGATACTGTCAGATGCTACTCTTTGAGCAATGGTGACATAGTGGTATGCTTTAAGCGCTTTCTGTTTTTATGCTTTATGCTAATTTGTCATAGAgagcttaaaaaaaattaatgcatatatgtatactatATGCCATCTAATTACTTTGATCTTACTGtttgctctcttttttctaataaaagtGGATGCCTTATTTAGTGGTGTAAACTATCATTGCTTTTACAGATTCTATTACTGAATCCTTAAAAAATACCAAAATCATTCATAATTCTCCGTGTCAGTTCAGCTTGTAGGAAACATTAAAAGTTCTGCATTAATCTTCTCAAATACTCAAGTGAAAACCAATGCCACATATTTGGGATTAGGATTTAATGGTAacaatttgtaaaattttttttatccttagatgtTTATGACCCCTTAAATAGTTAAATGAGAGATGATTTAAACCATCATTTAGCTTTACGAATGCTGATCAGTCATGCCTGCTCTCTATTGGAAGGATGCAGGTAATTTTACGAGTGAATGTTGGAGTTAGTGATATAAAAGATCCTATACTTGAGGTCCTACAGTTCGAAAAATGCATAGCAAATGATTTGGTTTCTGAGAATCGGAATGGCATGCATGTTCAAAGTAATGAGGATCCATGTCGGGAGCTTCTTAATTGGTTGCTCCCTTTAGATCGTACATTACCTCCCCCTCGCCCACTATCACCTCCTCTAAGCTCAACCATATCTCACAAGCCATCATACTCTGCCTCTGGTTCACAAATCTTTTCCTTCAGTCACTTCAGAAGCTATTCCATGCCCTCACTCCCTCAAAGTGTTGTACCACCTCCTTCTACTACTTATTCTTCCAACTCAAAACCTCCTTTTGATCTTGAAGACTTTGACCGCTTTTCAtccgagaaatcaacaaagggTTCTGATATGGAAAATGAGGGACTTTTGTCGTTTAGAGGCGTGCCGCTGGAGCCTGAACGCTATTCTGTACACTGTGGATtggaagggatatatttgccaGGCAGGAGGTGGCACAGAAAGGTTGAAATTATTCAGCCATTAGAAATCCATTCTTTTGCAGCAGGGTGCACTTCAGAGGATCTTCTTTGCGTCCAAATAAAGGTGCAGCTCTTATTCTTATTTCaggtttattttgtttaaattctTTGTTCATTTTATTGCCACAAAAGAAGCTAATATGGATGGTCTTTTGTTTATTCTTGCTTGGCAGAATGTGTCTCCTGCTCATATACCAgatattgtaatattttttgatgcaatttctaTTGTATGTGAGGATGCATCAAAAGGACGTGCCCCAGTAACCCTACCAATTGCCAGTATTGAGGCTGGAAACTGTCACAGCTTACCTAGCCTTGCACTCAGGTTTGTCTTGTAGTTTTTGTGCCATCGACTAGTATAGATGATGGGTAGCCTTTATCCCTACCACTaagtgctttttatttttctaaggCTACATAACAAGTGTTTTATGATCCATTACTTGCATGTGCCGGAAAAAGGCAGTGTTAGTATTCTGTTATAACAAGTGACTAGTAATGGATATA
This genomic window contains:
- the LOC109705460 gene encoding uncharacterized protein LOC109705460 isoform X1; translation: MNFLLRPTQPVAPELPSFPEAGLPKDITRRPTTTLEGLIAEDPLPGTAAGEDGDNNGDVGVGTVGSTPKDQFHVGNHHTDVTDDEGWITIPYKKLPENWSTVPDILQLRSLDRSFIFPGEQIHILVCLSATKQDTETITPFRVAAVMSRNGKSQQNGKQQMESSPSNPNSISDEGEVNGTCEEAADHTKESNGETLSTAVEMPPKQDISMTESLLRMEDHRQQTENILERFKNSNFFVRIAQSDEPLWSKRSLADQSPLNQEIAGGKSRLNDGGHEKASKTGPFSAVVDKGSFDGIKSGGVARDTVRCYSLSNGDIVVILRVNVGVSDIKDPILEVLQFEKCIANDLVSENRNGMHVQSNEDPCRELLNWLLPLDRTLPPPRPLSPPLSSTISHKPSYSASGSQIFSFSHFRSYSMPSLPQSVVPPPSTTYSSNSKPPFDLEDFDRFSSEKSTKGSDMENEGLLSFRGVPLEPERYSVHCGLEGIYLPGRRWHRKVEIIQPLEIHSFAAGCTSEDLLCVQIKNVSPAHIPDIVIFFDAISIVCEDASKGRAPVTLPIASIEAGNCHSLPSLALRRGEEHSFILKPATRMCGENRSNGEATPTHPLSKLGTAASNMHVALRVSEHKKVSPAADQYAVLVSCRCNYTESKLFFKQATNWRPCVARDLMISVSSEPYKQTVGPTARVPQLPVQVLTLEATNLTAEDLTLTVLAPESSTSYSSVLSLNSTPTNPVNSYDGLNEYMGRTGGDKRAARIQRLRSIPADSRKEVDGGDNESSNAEGCTHLWLQSAVPLGCVPARSSATVKLELLPLTDGIITLDTLKIAIKEKGLTYIPEHSLKIYATSGISTGIL
- the LOC109705460 gene encoding uncharacterized protein LOC109705460 isoform X2, which encodes MSRNGKSQQNGKQQMESSPSNPNSISDEGEVNGTCEEAADHTKESNGETLSTAVEMPPKQDISMTESLLRMEDHRQQTENILERFKNSNFFVRIAQSDEPLWSKRSLADQSPLNQEIAGGKSRLNDGGHEKASKTGPFSAVVDKGSFDGIKSGGVARDTVRCYSLSNGDIVVILRVNVGVSDIKDPILEVLQFEKCIANDLVSENRNGMHVQSNEDPCRELLNWLLPLDRTLPPPRPLSPPLSSTISHKPSYSASGSQIFSFSHFRSYSMPSLPQSVVPPPSTTYSSNSKPPFDLEDFDRFSSEKSTKGSDMENEGLLSFRGVPLEPERYSVHCGLEGIYLPGRRWHRKVEIIQPLEIHSFAAGCTSEDLLCVQIKNVSPAHIPDIVIFFDAISIVCEDASKGRAPVTLPIASIEAGNCHSLPSLALRRGEEHSFILKPATRMCGENRSNGEATPTHPLSKLGTAASNMHVALRVSEHKKVSPAADQYAVLVSCRCNYTESKLFFKQATNWRPCVARDLMISVSSEPYKQTVGPTARVPQLPVQVLTLEATNLTAEDLTLTVLAPESSTSYSSVLSLNSTPTNPVNSYDGLNEYMGRTGGDKRAARIQRLRSIPADSRKEVDGGDNESSNAEGCTHLWLQSAVPLGCVPARSSATVKLELLPLTDGIITLDTLKIAIKEKGLTYIPEHSLKIYATSGISTGIL